Proteins encoded in a region of the Luteimonas viscosa genome:
- the rlmN gene encoding 23S rRNA (adenine(2503)-C(2))-methyltransferase RlmN, producing MTEVAASTKRNLLDLDREGLERFFADTLGEKRFRAHQVMKWIHHRHVTAFEQMTDLGKALRAKLEAHAEIRVPQVQFEKPSSDGTHKWLLAMDGSNAIETVYIPDKGRGTLCVSSQVGCALNCQFCSTATQGFNRNLSTAEIIGQVWTAAKHLGNVPHKQRRLTNVVMMGMGEPLMNFDNVVGAMSVMRDDLGYGLANKRVTLSTAGLVPMIDRLGEVSDVSLAVSLHAPDDELRSQLVPLNRKYPIAELMESCVRYAQRKRGESVTFEYTLMKDVNDQPQHARGLIRLMRDFDNRLQMKDAAKVNLIPFNPFPGTRFERPDDAAIRRFQKLLNEAGRIAPVRRTRGDDIDAACGQLKGQVMDRTRRQAEFRKRLQAGGVDAAA from the coding sequence GTGACCGAAGTCGCAGCCAGCACGAAACGCAACCTGCTCGACCTCGATCGCGAGGGCCTGGAGCGCTTCTTCGCCGATACCCTCGGCGAGAAGCGTTTCCGCGCCCACCAGGTGATGAAGTGGATCCACCACCGCCACGTCACCGCATTCGAACAGATGACCGACCTGGGCAAGGCGCTGCGCGCCAAGCTCGAAGCACACGCCGAGATCCGCGTGCCGCAGGTCCAGTTCGAGAAGCCCTCCAGCGACGGCACCCACAAGTGGTTGCTGGCGATGGATGGCAGCAACGCCATCGAAACCGTCTACATCCCCGACAAGGGCCGCGGCACGCTGTGCGTGTCATCGCAGGTGGGTTGCGCGCTCAACTGCCAGTTCTGCTCCACCGCCACCCAGGGCTTCAACCGCAACCTGTCCACCGCCGAGATCATCGGCCAGGTCTGGACGGCCGCGAAGCACCTGGGCAACGTCCCGCACAAGCAGCGCAGGCTCACCAACGTGGTGATGATGGGCATGGGCGAGCCGCTCATGAACTTCGACAACGTGGTGGGCGCGATGAGCGTGATGCGCGACGATCTCGGCTACGGCCTCGCCAACAAGCGCGTCACTCTGTCCACCGCGGGTCTCGTGCCCATGATCGACAGGCTTGGCGAGGTGAGCGATGTTTCGCTGGCGGTTTCGCTGCACGCGCCCGACGACGAGTTGCGCAGCCAGCTGGTGCCGCTCAACAGGAAGTATCCGATCGCCGAACTGATGGAATCGTGCGTGCGCTACGCGCAGCGCAAGCGCGGCGAATCGGTGACCTTCGAATACACGCTGATGAAGGACGTCAACGACCAGCCGCAGCATGCGCGCGGGTTGATCCGGCTGATGCGCGACTTCGACAACCGGCTGCAGATGAAAGACGCGGCCAAGGTCAACCTGATCCCGTTCAACCCGTTCCCCGGCACGCGTTTCGAGCGCCCCGACGACGCCGCCATCCGCCGTTTCCAGAAGCTGCTCAACGAAGCGGGGCGGATCGCGCCGGTGCGGCGCACGCGTGGCGACGACATCGACGCCGCCTGCGGCCAGCTCAAGGGCCAGGTGATGGACCGCACCCGGCGCCAGGCGGAATTCCGCAAGCGGCTGCAGGCGGGGGGCGTCGATGCGGCCGCTTGA
- a CDS encoding type IV pilus biogenesis/stability protein PilW: MRPLELVLLAATLTLLATACSRLTFVKPSAQRKGMDQIAPEYTFKESASGKSRMEARRRISAADRKLRAGELDEAAAEARAALKADPSLPEAHTVMALVAGRQGRHELAGQHHAEAARVGPSGATYNNYGAWLCGNERAGESLEWFDNALRDPRYGDRAGAMANAGACAAKAGQYDRVERDLRAALELEPTNAVALGAMAEDAFRRGRYLEARAFSERRLAAAPATPATLELASRIEDKLGDSVAAARYVRRLRMEFPQAGNAFPGESITP, encoded by the coding sequence ATGCGGCCGCTTGAGCTGGTGCTGCTGGCGGCGACCCTGACCCTGCTGGCGACGGCCTGCTCGCGGCTGACGTTCGTCAAGCCGAGCGCGCAGCGCAAGGGCATGGACCAGATCGCACCCGAGTACACCTTCAAGGAATCGGCCAGCGGGAAGTCCCGGATGGAAGCGCGCCGCAGGATCTCGGCCGCGGACCGCAAGCTGCGCGCGGGCGAACTGGACGAAGCGGCTGCAGAGGCCCGGGCGGCGCTCAAGGCCGACCCCTCCCTGCCCGAAGCGCATACCGTGATGGCCCTGGTGGCCGGCCGCCAGGGGCGGCACGAACTGGCCGGGCAGCATCACGCGGAAGCCGCGCGCGTGGGGCCGTCGGGGGCCACCTACAACAACTACGGCGCATGGCTGTGCGGCAACGAGCGGGCCGGCGAGTCCCTGGAATGGTTCGACAATGCGCTGCGCGACCCGCGTTATGGCGACCGCGCCGGCGCGATGGCCAATGCCGGCGCCTGCGCTGCGAAGGCAGGGCAGTACGACCGGGTCGAACGCGATCTGCGCGCCGCGCTCGAACTCGAGCCCACCAATGCCGTGGCGCTTGGCGCGATGGCAGAGGACGCCTTCCGCCGCGGACGCTACCTCGAAGCCCGCGCGTTCTCCGAACGCCGGCTCGCGGCGGCACCGGCGACGCCCGCTACACTCGAATTGGCGTCACGGATCGAGGATAAACTCGGCGACAGCGTCGCCGCGGCCCGTTATGTTCGCCGCCTGAGGATGGAGTTTCCGCAGGCAGGGAACGCGTTTCCAGGGGAAAGCATCACACCATGA
- a CDS encoding helix-turn-helix domain-containing protein translates to MTSSDQIAGQHSHGDGERLRHAREAAGLEIAEVARRLKMPVRVIESLEADAWDRLDAPVFVRGQLRSYARLLGVRIEQDLPAASASLPIEPARLEPRTYTPPLRRVADRMMGRMVYIVITALIAVPVWMATRSHLDSQIRVDASLDPAPGPASTTAGTPVAVPVDPGPRPLVASMASLPQRAAKRDEPAPALSLRFSGDSWVEIFDANGDVLERGLLEAGERRDYGKGEVGRVVIGNADAVEVRGSDSVQDLSAFQRANVARFTVSSDGSIAPAGQ, encoded by the coding sequence ATGACGTCTTCCGACCAGATCGCTGGCCAGCACAGCCATGGAGACGGCGAGCGCCTGCGCCACGCGCGCGAGGCCGCTGGCCTTGAAATCGCCGAGGTGGCACGGCGCCTGAAGATGCCGGTCCGGGTGATCGAGTCGCTCGAGGCCGATGCCTGGGACCGGCTGGATGCCCCGGTCTTCGTCCGCGGACAGCTGCGCAGCTACGCGCGCCTGCTGGGCGTTCGCATCGAACAGGACCTGCCCGCCGCCTCCGCCTCGCTGCCGATCGAGCCGGCGCGGCTCGAGCCGCGGACGTATACGCCGCCGCTGCGCCGGGTCGCCGACAGGATGATGGGGCGCATGGTCTACATCGTGATCACCGCGCTGATCGCGGTGCCGGTCTGGATGGCGACGCGTTCGCACCTGGACTCGCAGATCCGGGTCGACGCCTCGCTCGACCCGGCACCCGGTCCGGCGTCGACGACTGCCGGCACCCCGGTTGCCGTGCCGGTCGATCCGGGCCCGCGCCCGCTGGTGGCGTCGATGGCGTCGCTGCCGCAGCGTGCGGCGAAGCGGGACGAACCGGCACCCGCGCTGTCCCTGCGATTCTCCGGGGACAGCTGGGTGGAAATCTTCGACGCCAATGGCGACGTGCTCGAACGCGGCCTGCTCGAGGCCGGCGAACGCCGCGATTACGGCAAGGGCGAGGTCGGTCGCGTCGTGATCGGAAACGCCGATGCGGTCGAGGTGCGGGGCAGCGACAGCGTTCAGGATCTGTCTGCCTTCCAGCGAGCGAACGTCGCGCGCTTTACGGTATCCTCTGACGGCTCCATCGCACCGGCCGGCCAGTAG
- a CDS encoding YfgM family protein, whose product MALDELLDEHEQGEKVRDWLKQNSLGLIGGLALGLALIGGGKWWMQRAHQERVATGETYDTVQKTLQAGDLEKARTEAAPLAGTAYAALAALDLAKAQLDAGKRDEAIATLRAAGSEDPGLAAVIRQRLARLLVDAGKGEEALTLLAGAEDASSIETRGDARFALGKTEEARTDYEEALRKLDVAAPQRQLLELKLTQAGGSPDTTGNES is encoded by the coding sequence ATGGCGTTGGATGAACTGCTCGACGAGCACGAACAAGGCGAGAAGGTCCGTGACTGGCTGAAGCAGAACAGCCTCGGCCTGATCGGCGGGCTCGCACTTGGCCTGGCCCTGATCGGCGGCGGCAAGTGGTGGATGCAGCGGGCGCACCAGGAACGGGTCGCGACCGGCGAAACCTACGACACCGTGCAGAAGACGCTGCAGGCGGGCGATCTGGAGAAGGCCCGGACCGAAGCCGCGCCGCTGGCCGGAACCGCGTATGCCGCGCTGGCCGCGCTCGACCTGGCCAAGGCCCAGCTCGACGCCGGCAAGCGCGACGAGGCGATCGCCACGCTGCGCGCCGCCGGCAGCGAGGATCCGGGGCTGGCGGCGGTGATCCGGCAACGGCTCGCGCGCCTTCTGGTCGACGCCGGCAAGGGTGAGGAAGCGCTGACGCTGCTCGCCGGTGCCGAGGATGCCTCCTCGATCGAAACCCGCGGCGACGCCCGCTTCGCGCTCGGAAAGACCGAGGAAGCACGCACCGATTACGAAGAAGCGTTGCGCAAGCTCGATGTCGCCGCACCGCAGCGCCAGTTGCTCGAACTGAAACTGACCCAGGCCGGCGGCTCGCCGGACACGACCGGAAACGAATCCTGA
- the bamB gene encoding outer membrane protein assembly factor BamB, which produces MKSDSTAPGAPQTGRRLRAGRTLVLLACVFALAGCSTVRGWFDGDGEKAAAKKAAEPAELVEFTPSATVSRLWSASAGKGEDRLGVRQAPAIADGRVYAAAVEGGVRAYDLQSGDTVWQYDSELRLSGGPGVGEGLVVVGSLQGEVVALDAATGAERWQAQVTNEVIAAPAIGQGLVFVRSNDGRVTAFDVASGERRWFWTQELPTLTVRGNDSPVLGPGFVFVGNDDGTLAALAIADGRQLWEVPVAQPDGRTELDRMADVDGTPVLDGTVLYASSYKQATVAIDAPSGRPIWGSDHGGSNRPGLAVDKLVVSDRDGSVWGLDRSSGSASWEQPALARRNLSGVAIQGDYAVVGDYDGYLHWLRLDNGEFAARERVGGSAIKGAPVVADGVLVVQDVDGDLTAWRVQ; this is translated from the coding sequence ATGAAGTCCGACAGCACCGCGCCGGGCGCACCGCAAACCGGCCGGCGCCTCCGCGCAGGCCGTACCCTCGTCCTGCTCGCCTGCGTGTTCGCGCTCGCCGGCTGCAGCACCGTCAGGGGCTGGTTCGACGGCGATGGCGAGAAGGCCGCGGCGAAGAAGGCCGCCGAACCGGCCGAACTGGTCGAGTTCACGCCCTCGGCAACCGTATCCCGGCTGTGGTCGGCCAGCGCCGGCAAGGGCGAGGACCGGCTCGGCGTGCGCCAGGCGCCGGCGATCGCCGACGGCCGTGTCTACGCGGCGGCGGTGGAGGGTGGCGTGCGTGCGTACGACCTGCAGTCGGGCGACACGGTGTGGCAGTACGACTCGGAGCTCCGGCTCAGCGGCGGCCCCGGCGTCGGCGAGGGACTGGTCGTGGTCGGCAGCCTGCAGGGCGAAGTGGTCGCGCTCGACGCGGCGACCGGCGCCGAGCGCTGGCAGGCGCAGGTGACCAACGAGGTGATCGCCGCGCCCGCCATCGGGCAGGGCCTGGTGTTCGTGCGTTCCAACGACGGGCGCGTGACCGCGTTCGACGTCGCCAGCGGCGAACGGCGCTGGTTCTGGACCCAGGAGCTGCCGACGCTGACCGTGCGCGGCAACGACAGTCCGGTGCTCGGCCCGGGCTTCGTCTTCGTCGGCAACGACGATGGCACCCTGGCGGCGCTCGCGATCGCCGACGGCCGCCAGCTCTGGGAGGTGCCGGTGGCGCAGCCGGACGGGCGCACCGAGCTCGACCGCATGGCCGATGTCGACGGCACGCCCGTGCTCGACGGCACCGTGCTGTACGCCAGCAGCTACAAGCAGGCGACCGTGGCGATCGATGCGCCCAGCGGCCGCCCGATCTGGGGCAGCGACCATGGCGGTTCCAACCGGCCCGGCCTGGCGGTCGACAAGCTGGTTGTGTCCGATCGCGACGGCTCGGTATGGGGCCTGGACCGCAGCTCGGGCAGCGCCAGCTGGGAGCAGCCGGCACTGGCCCGCCGCAACCTGAGCGGCGTGGCGATCCAGGGCGACTACGCGGTCGTCGGCGACTACGACGGCTACCTGCACTGGCTGCGCCTGGACAATGGCGAGTTCGCCGCGCGCGAGCGGGTCGGTGGCAGCGCCATCAAGGGTGCGCCGGTGGTGGCCGACGGCGTTCTCGTCGTGCAGGACGTGGACGGCGACCTGACCGCCTGGCGCGTGCAGTAA
- the der gene encoding ribosome biogenesis GTPase Der, translating into MLPSVALVGRPNVGKSTLFNALTRTRDALVHDEPGVTRDRHYGVCRLEGERPFVVVDTGGIAGDEEGLAGATARQSRAAAEEADLVLFVVDGREGASSLDDEILRWLRKAGRPVLLLVNKTDGLDARAALAEFARYGFADTLAVSSAHRQGIDELFDTILERLPADSDVDVPEEDPERVRIAFVGRPNVGKSTLVNRILGEERMIASDVPGTTRDSIAVDLERDGRKYRLIDTAGIRRKGKVDAAVEKFSIIKTLQAIEHCQVAVIMLDATEGVTEQDASVLGAVLDAGRALVVAVNKWDGLSSYQREQTEALLSRKLAFVQWAEAVRISAAHGSGLRELFKAIHRAHASATRQFSTAEVTRALEIAYEASPPPVVRGHVAKLRFAHPGGENPPTFVVHGSRLRTLSASYTRYLENFFRKRFKLVGTPVKFVFKEGENPYKDKKNVLTERQVAKKKRLIRHVKRGR; encoded by the coding sequence ATGCTTCCTTCCGTCGCCCTCGTGGGCCGCCCCAACGTCGGCAAGTCGACGCTGTTCAATGCGCTGACCCGCACCCGCGACGCGCTGGTGCACGACGAACCGGGCGTGACCCGCGACCGCCACTACGGCGTCTGCCGCCTGGAGGGGGAGCGGCCATTCGTGGTCGTGGACACCGGCGGCATCGCCGGCGACGAGGAGGGGCTGGCCGGCGCCACCGCCCGCCAGTCGCGTGCGGCCGCCGAGGAGGCGGATCTGGTCCTGTTCGTGGTCGACGGCCGCGAAGGGGCGTCCTCGCTCGACGACGAGATCCTGCGCTGGCTGCGCAAGGCCGGGCGACCGGTACTGCTGCTGGTCAACAAGACCGACGGCCTCGACGCGCGCGCCGCGCTGGCCGAGTTCGCGCGCTATGGCTTCGCCGACACCCTGGCGGTGTCGTCCGCGCATCGCCAGGGCATCGACGAGCTGTTCGACACGATCCTCGAACGCCTGCCCGCCGACAGCGACGTCGATGTGCCGGAGGAGGATCCCGAGCGCGTGCGCATCGCTTTCGTCGGCCGGCCCAACGTGGGCAAGTCGACCCTGGTCAACCGGATCCTCGGCGAGGAGCGGATGATCGCCTCCGACGTGCCGGGCACCACCCGCGATTCGATCGCGGTCGATCTCGAGCGCGACGGTCGCAAGTACCGCCTGATCGACACCGCGGGCATCCGCCGCAAGGGCAAGGTCGATGCCGCGGTCGAGAAGTTCTCGATCATCAAGACCCTGCAGGCGATCGAGCACTGCCAGGTCGCGGTGATCATGCTCGATGCCACCGAGGGCGTGACCGAGCAGGATGCGAGCGTGCTCGGTGCGGTGCTCGACGCCGGCCGCGCCCTGGTGGTGGCGGTCAACAAGTGGGACGGGCTGAGCAGCTACCAGCGCGAGCAGACCGAGGCGCTGCTCTCGCGCAAGCTGGCCTTCGTGCAATGGGCCGAAGCGGTGCGGATCAGCGCCGCGCACGGTTCGGGACTGCGCGAACTGTTCAAGGCGATCCACCGCGCGCATGCGTCGGCGACGCGGCAGTTCAGCACCGCCGAGGTCACCCGCGCGCTCGAGATCGCCTACGAGGCCAGCCCGCCGCCGGTGGTGCGCGGGCACGTGGCCAAGCTGCGATTCGCCCACCCGGGCGGCGAGAACCCGCCGACCTTCGTCGTCCACGGCTCCCGTCTGCGCACGCTGTCGGCCAGCTACACGCGCTACCTCGAGAATTTCTTCCGCAAGCGCTTCAAGCTGGTCGGCACGCCGGTGAAGTTCGTGTTCAAGGAGGGCGAGAACCCGTACAAGGACAAGAAGAACGTGCTGACCGAGCGCCAGGTGGCGAAGAAAAAGCGGCTGATCCGCCACGTCAAGCGCGGACGCTAG
- the mobA gene encoding molybdenum cofactor guanylyltransferase — MDRPAAIARSAITLGILAGGGAVRLGGRDKAWLIRNGVPQVLRIAARFADETAGVLVSANAQSERYGEAGLAVVRDRSTGAGPMSGLDALGAACRTPWLLTLPVDIVDYGDDLLRSLVAGHKADGARARDEDGPQPLVGLWRVAALREATSAALAAGEFAVHALQARLDMAEVHLDGVRFGNLNTPADLRAAGIAGL, encoded by the coding sequence ATGGACAGGCCCGCCGCCATCGCGCGTAGCGCGATCACGCTCGGCATCCTCGCCGGCGGGGGCGCGGTGCGCCTGGGAGGTCGCGACAAGGCATGGCTGATACGCAACGGGGTGCCGCAGGTGCTGCGTATCGCGGCGCGGTTCGCGGATGAAACGGCTGGCGTCCTGGTCAGCGCGAATGCGCAGTCGGAGCGCTACGGGGAAGCGGGGCTGGCCGTGGTGCGCGACCGCAGCACCGGCGCAGGCCCGATGTCGGGCCTCGACGCGCTGGGCGCGGCCTGCCGCACGCCGTGGCTGCTCACGCTTCCGGTCGACATAGTCGACTATGGCGACGACCTGCTGCGCAGTCTCGTGGCGGGGCACAAGGCGGACGGCGCCCGCGCTCGAGATGAGGACGGTCCGCAGCCGCTGGTCGGGCTGTGGCGCGTCGCCGCATTGCGCGAAGCCACCAGCGCGGCGCTCGCGGCGGGGGAGTTCGCCGTACACGCCCTGCAGGCGCGGCTCGACATGGCGGAGGTCCACCTCGACGGGGTCCGTTTCGGGAATCTCAACACGCCCGCCGACCTGCGCGCGGCCGGCATCGCGGGCCTTTGA
- the glp gene encoding gephyrin-like molybdotransferase Glp has protein sequence MASDAFPTRIAYAEALAIVSRVARGRRLPAEHIALARAHGRVLATDALARIAMPAFDNSAMDGFALRRADLLPGETLLALRGEQFAGGPAAPLVRAGECVRITTGAPLPDGSDTVVIKEHTRIEDGNVRVLQAPAAGSHVRHRGEDVRAGDLLAVVGEALSPARVALLAGQGIAGIDVARRPTVAVFSTGDELVEPGLPLAHGQVYDSNRELLMGLLRAEGLEPVAWPTLPDDPHAIESALRHAGEAFDLVLTCGGVSAGEKDHLPALLQRRGQVHFWKVRMRPGMPVLFADGGTLGPALFLALPGNPVSVLATWFALARPLLDGLQARAPRRAWRARLAAPWRKRHERLEFLRGRLASADDGTLLVEPDPADGSHRMRAAADADALIVLEEGERDYPQGSVVEVLPY, from the coding sequence ATGGCCAGCGACGCCTTCCCCACCAGGATCGCCTACGCCGAGGCGCTCGCGATCGTGTCGCGCGTCGCGCGCGGGCGACGGCTCCCTGCCGAACACATCGCGCTCGCGCGGGCGCATGGCCGCGTGCTGGCCACCGATGCGCTCGCGCGGATCGCGATGCCCGCCTTCGACAATTCGGCGATGGACGGCTTCGCGCTGCGCCGTGCCGACCTGCTGCCGGGCGAAACCCTGCTGGCGCTGCGCGGCGAACAGTTCGCGGGCGGTCCTGCCGCACCGCTGGTGCGTGCCGGGGAATGCGTGCGCATCACCACCGGTGCACCGTTGCCGGACGGCAGCGACACGGTGGTGATCAAGGAACACACCCGCATCGAAGACGGCAACGTGCGCGTGCTGCAGGCGCCCGCCGCCGGCAGCCACGTCCGCCATCGCGGCGAGGACGTGCGGGCGGGCGACCTGCTGGCGGTGGTGGGCGAGGCGCTTTCGCCGGCGCGGGTCGCGCTGCTGGCCGGCCAGGGAATCGCCGGGATCGACGTGGCCCGGCGCCCCACGGTGGCGGTGTTCTCCACCGGCGACGAGCTGGTCGAACCCGGCCTGCCGCTGGCGCACGGCCAGGTCTACGATTCCAACCGCGAACTGCTGATGGGCCTGCTTCGTGCCGAGGGGCTGGAACCGGTGGCCTGGCCGACGCTGCCCGACGATCCGCACGCGATCGAATCGGCGCTGCGCCACGCGGGCGAGGCCTTCGACCTGGTGCTGACCTGCGGCGGCGTGTCGGCCGGAGAAAAGGATCACCTGCCGGCTCTCCTGCAGCGGCGCGGCCAGGTGCATTTCTGGAAGGTGCGGATGCGCCCGGGCATGCCGGTGCTGTTCGCCGACGGCGGCACGCTCGGGCCGGCGTTGTTCCTCGCGCTGCCGGGCAACCCGGTGTCCGTGCTCGCCACGTGGTTCGCGCTGGCACGGCCGCTGCTGGACGGGTTGCAGGCCCGGGCCCCGCGCAGGGCATGGCGGGCGCGCCTGGCTGCGCCGTGGCGCAAGCGTCATGAGCGCCTCGAATTCCTGCGCGGCCGGCTCGCCAGCGCCGATGACGGCACCCTCCTGGTCGAACCCGATCCCGCCGACGGCTCGCACCGGATGCGCGCGGCCGCCGACGCCGACGCCCTGATCGTGCTCGAAGAGGGCGAGCGCGACTACCCGCAGGGCAGCGTGGTCGAAGTCTTGCCGTACTGA
- the moeB gene encoding molybdopterin-synthase adenylyltransferase MoeB gives MGKEITPREANYRIAQGALLVDVREDHERELGMAQGAVGVARSELEQAPHRFITRPDLEVLLICQSGGRSMLAAEQLQRLGYQRVTSVRGGTLMWQAEGFPMTRPEEPVDEDFHERYSRHLRLSEIGARGQRRLEAASVVVVGAGGLGSPAAFYLAAAGVGHLRLVDDDVVDRSNLQRQILHVDADTGVPKVESAHTRLSALNPRVAIDPVAERLDSANVERLIADADVVIDGGDNFPVRYLLNDACVHLGKPLVYGAVHRFEGQVGVFDAGRQRGRAPCYRCLFPAPPPPEAAPNCSEVGVLGVLPGVIGTLQATEALKLLLHIGEPLAGRLLHFDALAMRFRETRLAPDPDCPLCAPGVPFPGYIDYAAFCAG, from the coding sequence ATGGGCAAGGAGATCACGCCGCGGGAAGCGAACTACCGGATCGCGCAGGGCGCGCTGCTGGTGGACGTGCGCGAGGACCACGAGCGCGAGCTGGGCATGGCGCAGGGCGCGGTCGGCGTCGCGCGCAGCGAACTCGAGCAGGCGCCGCACCGGTTCATCACGCGCCCCGACCTGGAGGTGCTGCTGATCTGCCAGAGCGGCGGCCGTTCGATGCTGGCGGCCGAGCAGTTGCAGCGGCTGGGCTACCAGCGCGTCACCTCGGTGCGCGGCGGTACGCTGATGTGGCAGGCCGAAGGCTTCCCGATGACCCGGCCGGAGGAACCGGTCGACGAGGACTTCCACGAGCGCTACTCGCGCCACCTGCGCCTGTCCGAGATCGGCGCGCGTGGCCAGCGCCGGCTGGAGGCGGCGAGCGTGGTGGTGGTCGGCGCCGGCGGCCTGGGATCGCCGGCGGCGTTCTACCTGGCCGCGGCCGGGGTCGGGCACCTGCGGCTGGTGGACGACGACGTGGTTGACCGCAGCAACCTGCAGCGACAGATCCTGCACGTCGATGCCGACACCGGCGTGCCCAAGGTGGAGTCGGCGCACACGCGGCTGTCGGCGCTCAATCCGCGGGTGGCGATCGACCCCGTCGCCGAGCGCCTGGACTCGGCCAACGTCGAGCGGCTGATCGCCGACGCGGACGTGGTGATCGACGGCGGCGACAACTTCCCGGTGCGCTACCTGCTCAACGATGCCTGCGTGCACCTGGGCAAACCGCTGGTCTACGGCGCGGTGCACCGCTTCGAAGGGCAGGTCGGCGTGTTCGACGCCGGGCGCCAGCGAGGCCGCGCGCCGTGCTACCGCTGCCTGTTCCCGGCGCCGCCGCCGCCCGAGGCCGCGCCCAACTGCAGCGAGGTCGGCGTGCTGGGCGTGCTGCCGGGCGTGATCGGCACGCTGCAGGCCACCGAGGCGCTCAAGCTGCTGCTGCACATCGGCGAGCCGCTGGCCGGGCGCCTGTTGCATTTCGATGCGCTGGCCATGCGCTTCCGCGAGACGCGGCTGGCGCCGGATCCGGACTGCCCGTTGTGCGCTCCGGGCGTGCCGTTCCCGGGTTACATCGACTACGCCGCGTTCTGCGCCGGATGA
- a CDS encoding DUF2272 domain-containing protein, translating into MPARFACLPIVVLLLCAWMAPVPAAAADPCLKLSVQAIQAAEVPARIAAAACEEHRQWYRPLIDTEGRIGSMKVREAERARLADGEPAWQRVIEYWRGSGLLWQAGAGDCAYGDMPAPSCRAFVVDTPWSAAFVSWVMRRAAVPGFDGSASHLNYVRRAYREPFLSPYRVANPLASQVRTGDMLCYVRGTARTYGFSELATLLSGNEPGLAMHCDVVVGIGVDADHARSAYLVGGNVYDAVAMRRLRLTPGDRFDRLPMRLASDPECSPESAYACDLNRQDWSVLLQLRPAEELATLAPAPSMPSTVRAPVSRFTVPGPEQALPSTEAAPQPRCCNHCDPEVGLPRCPVTPTRP; encoded by the coding sequence ATGCCCGCACGGTTTGCCTGCCTGCCCATCGTCGTGTTGCTGCTGTGCGCCTGGATGGCGCCGGTCCCGGCCGCGGCCGCCGACCCCTGCCTGAAGCTGTCCGTGCAGGCGATCCAGGCCGCCGAGGTGCCTGCGCGCATCGCCGCGGCGGCCTGCGAGGAGCACCGGCAGTGGTACCGCCCCCTGATCGACACCGAGGGCCGGATCGGATCGATGAAGGTCCGCGAGGCCGAGCGCGCGCGGCTGGCGGATGGCGAGCCGGCCTGGCAGCGGGTGATCGAGTACTGGCGTGGCAGCGGCCTGCTCTGGCAGGCGGGGGCGGGCGACTGCGCCTACGGCGACATGCCAGCACCTTCGTGCCGCGCATTCGTGGTCGACACCCCGTGGTCGGCGGCGTTCGTCTCCTGGGTGATGCGCCGGGCGGCGGTGCCCGGTTTCGACGGGTCTGCCAGCCATCTGAATTATGTGCGCCGCGCCTACCGCGAACCGTTCCTCAGTCCGTACCGGGTGGCCAACCCGCTGGCTTCCCAGGTCCGGACGGGCGACATGCTCTGCTACGTGCGCGGCACCGCGCGTACCTACGGCTTCAGCGAACTGGCGACCCTGCTCAGCGGCAACGAACCGGGCCTGGCGATGCACTGCGACGTGGTGGTGGGCATCGGCGTGGACGCCGACCATGCGCGCAGCGCCTACCTGGTCGGCGGCAACGTCTACGACGCAGTGGCCATGCGCCGGTTGCGGCTGACGCCGGGCGACCGCTTCGACCGGTTGCCGATGCGCCTGGCGAGCGATCCGGAATGCTCGCCCGAGAGCGCCTACGCCTGCGACCTCAACCGGCAGGACTGGTCGGTGCTGCTGCAACTGCGGCCGGCGGAGGAGCTGGCGACGCTGGCGCCGGCACCGTCGATGCCGTCCACGGTCCGCGCGCCGGTTTCGCGGTTCACGGTGCCGGGCCCGGAGCAGGCGCTGCCCTCGACGGAAGCCGCCCCGCAACCCAGGTGCTGCAATCACTGCGACCCCGAGGTGGGACTCCCGCGGTGCCCGGTGACGCCCACGCGTCCCTGA